The genomic region ACATCGTCTGGGGCGGCATCGCCGGCTGCTTCCCGACCCTGATCGGCTGGACCTCGGTCACCAACGAGCTGGCCTGGACGCCGCTGGTGCTGTTCGGCGTCGTCTTCTTCTGGACCCCGCCGCACACCTGGGCGCTGGCGATGCGCTACCGCGAGGACTACGCGTCGGTGGACGTGCCGATGCTGCCGGTGGTCGCCACGCCGGTCGCGACCGCGCGGCAGATCCTCGCCTACAGCATCGTCATGGTGATCACCTCGGTCGCGCTCTGGCCGGTGGCCGGCACCGGGTTCGTCTACCCGCTGGCGGCGGTCGTGCTGGGTGCGGTCTTCCTCCGCGAGGCGTTCGCGCTGCTGGCCCGGGCGAACACCGGGGCCGACGGGCCCGCGCTGCGACCGATGCGGCTGTTCCACTTCTCCAACATCTACCTGGCGCTGCTGTTCATCGCCGCTGCGATCGATCCCCTGCTGCGCTAGGGCGGGTCGTTGCCCTTGGCCTGTACCGCGCTGCGTCGCGGTGCCGGCACGACTGGTTGCCCCCTGCTTCGCAGCCCGTGCACGACCGGCCGCGCAGAGTCCTGCCGTTGACCTGACGGCGTCGCGATGCTGACATGGTCGGGTCCGTGGAGGGGTTCCACCCTGGGGGGACGAGACACTAGGGGGACTAGTGGGGGCAGGAAGAGCGCATCTGGCCGCGGTGTCCGCGGCGGCTCTGATCGCCGCCCGCGCCCGGCAGCTCGAGGCTGTACAAGCTGCGGCCGCGCAATGTTGCCACCGGCCGGTACGCCGATCCGCAGCGAGGCCGTGCCGACCTCGGTGACGGTGGGCTCGGACGGCTACTGGTACGTCGGTCGTCGCCGATGTTCGGTCCGGGAGCGATCTACCGCGTCTGGTAGACCCGATCGCCCGGGGCGTCCGGCCGTCTCACCCGGCCGGGCGCTCCGGGTTCACGGCCGAGGGCGTGTTGATCAACACGCCCTAGGTCGCCGGGGTGCCGCGTTCGGCGTACACGGCGGTGACCAGGGCGATCAGCACGGCCGCGAAGAACATGTGAACCAGCACCAGCACCCACGGCAGCCCGGTGAAGTACTGGGTGAAACCCACCACACCCTGCAGCAGCTCCATGGCCAGGAGCCAGGCGGCGAGCTTGCGCAGGGTGCGCGACGTCGCCGTGACCCGGGTGGCGATGACGAGCGCGATCGAGACGCCGAGCAGCGCGAACACCACGTCGGCGTGCAGCTGGCTGATCAGCTCCTCGTCGAAGCCGTTGCGGCCGGTCTCGGGATCGCCGGAGTGCGGCCCGGCGCCGGTGACCAAGGTGCCGAGGGCAACGGTGAGCCAGACGGCGACCACCGAGGCGGTGGCCAGGGCCCGGACCACCGGGGGAGTGTGCGGGTAGGGGCTGGTGCGTGACCTGCGCATCAGCGACACGGTCAGCGTGATGATGATCGGCGAGACCAGGAAGTGCGCGGACACGATCCAGGGGTTCAGCCCGGTCAGCACGCTGACGCCGCCGATCACGGCCTGCAGCGGGACGCCGAGCGCGGCCGCGGTGGCCAGCCGGCGCAGGTCCCGGCGGCGGGGTCGGTAGCGCATCACGGCCAGCCAGGTGCCGATCGCGATGAACGCCACCAGGAAACCGAGCAACCGGTTGCCGAACTCGATCGCGCCGTGCATGCCGAGCTCGGCGTGCGGTACGTACGACTCGTCGGTGCACTGCGGCCAGGTCGGGCAGCCGAGGCCGGACCCGGTCAGCCGGACCAGCCCACCGGTCACCACGATGCCGATGTTGGCCGCCACGGACGCCCAGCCCCAGCGCCGGACCGTGTCCAGGCTCGGCTCGGGCACCAGTCGCCAGAATCCGGTGACGGGCTCGGTCTCGCGGATGGGGGTCTCCAAGGTCACCGGCACACTCTAGGCACAGCCATGCTCAGTCCCACCGGAAGGTCCGGGAGACCAGGTATCCCAGGATCGCCGCCCAGAGCGCGAGCGACAGGGCCGCCGCCCACGGGACAACGCCTTCCAAGGTCGAGTTCGCCAGACCGTTGGCCAGCGCAGCGCTCGGCAGCAGCCGGACGACGCCCTGCAGGCCGGCCGGGTACTCGTCGACCGGTGTCATCACCGCGCCGCCGACCAGCAGCAGCAGGTAGAGCAGGTTCGCGGCGGCCAAGGTGGCCTCGGCGCGCAGGATGCCGGCCATCAGCAGCCCGAGCGACGCGAAGGCCGCCGTGCCGCACAGGACCATCAGCAGCACCCCGAGCACCGCGTCGAGGCCGCCGACAGGCTGCCAGCCCAGCGCGAAGCCGGTGCCGATCAGGACCGCGAGCTGGATCACCTGGATGACCAGGACGGAGCCGATCTTGCCCGCCAGCAGGCCGGTCCGGGACAGCGGAGAGGCGCCGAGCCGCTTGATCACGCCGTACCGCCGTTCGAAGCCGGTGGCGATCGCCAGCGACGTGAACGACGACGAGAGCACCGCGAGCGCCAGCACCCGCGGTACCGCCAGATCGATGGCCGGTCCGTCGCCCAGCGGCAGCCGGTCGCCCAGTCCGGTGCCGCCGAGCAGCAGCAACAGACCCAGTGGGATCACCAGAGCCAGCAGCAGCTGCTCCCCGTTGCGGATCAGCAGCCGGAACTCCATCCGGGTGTGCGCTAGTACCTTCCGCGGCCACGGCGCGCTGCCCGGCTGCGGGACGTAGGTGGTCACGGGACCTCCCGGGCGGGGGGAGCGGTGAGCGCCAGGTAGACGTCCTCCAGCGACTTCGCGCCGTGGTCGGTCAGGACGTCGGGACTGCCGGAGGCGATCACCTTGCCGGCCGACAGCACGTGGACCTGGTCCGACAATTGCTCGGCCTCGTCCATCGCGTGCGTGGTCAGCACCACCGTGACGCCGTCCTCGCGCAGGTCGCGGATCAGCTGCCAGATCTCGCGGCGGCCGTGCGGGTCCAGGCCGGTGGTCGGCTCGTCGAGGAACGCGATCTCCGGCCGGCCGACGATCGCCAGCGCCAGCGAGAGCCGCTGCTTCTGCCCGCCCGACAGCCGCCGGTACGGCGTCCGGCCGCAGGTGCCGAGATCCAGCCGGTCCACCAGCGCGGGCAGGTCGAGCGGGTGGGCGTGCAGCGACGCGACGTACCGGAGCATCTCCAGCGCGCGGACGCCGGACCATGCGCCGCCCTCCTGCAGCATCACCCCGATCCGGGGCATCAGCGCGTCGTGGTCGGCGACCGGGTCCAGCCCGAGCACCCGGACGTGACCGGAATCCGGCCGCCGGAACCCCTCACAGGTCTCCACGGTGGTCGTCTTGCCGGCGCCGTTGGGGCCGAGCACGGACGTCACTGTTCCGCCGGTTACGGTGAGAGTGAGACTGTCGACAGCGGTCTTCTCGCCGTACCGGACGACGAGGTTGTCGATCTCCACCGCGACTGGCACGTGTGCAGTGTAGGAAACGCCCCGGCGTGACGCTGCTCACGGTCGCCCTTCGGCCCAGGCGCGGCCCGGTGAACCGGTTAGGGCAGCCTTATTTGAAGGGCCCGGGGAATTACGCGACACTGATGTTGTGAAAACTCCCGCGCCCTCTCGTTCCGGCAGGCACAGTGTGCCCGCGGGCACGCCGCAGGCGCGCGACGAGTCCACCCGGGACCGGGTCGCCCGCTCGATCCTGACCAACGGGCCGTCCAGCGCCGCGGTGCTGGCCGAGCGGCTGCAGCTCACCCCGGCAGCGGTCCGCCGGCACCTCGACCACCTGCTCGACGAAGGGCTGGTCGAGTCCCGCGAGGAGCGGGTCTACGGCCCGCGCGGCCGTGGCCGCCCGGCCAAGGTGTTCGCGCTGACCGACAGCGGCCGGCACGCGTTCCACCAGGCCTACGACGACCTGGCCACCACGGCGCTGCGGTTCATCGCCGAGGCCGGCGGTGACGAGGCGGTCGCGGAGTTCGCGCGCCGCCGGGTCGCCGAGGTCGAGCAGCGGTACGGTGAGCTGCTCGCGGCGGCTCCCGAGGGCAAGCGGGCGGAGGTGCTCGCCCAGGCGCTCAGCGCGGACGGCTACGCCGCCTCCACCCAGCAGGCCGGTGCCGGCGCCCAGTTGTGCCAGCACCACTGCCCGGTCGCGCACGTGGCCGAGCAGTTCCCCCAGTTGTGCGAGGCCGAGACCGAGGTGTTCTCGCGGTTGCTCGGCAAGCACGTCCAGAGGCTGGCCACCATCGCCCACGGCGACGGTGTCTGTACGACGCACATCCCCGGCGCTCAGCCGGTTTCTCCTGTATCCGACGGCGAATCTGCGAGGACTGCACGATGACGCAAACCGCTCACCCCGAACTGGAAGGCCTCGGCAACTACCAGTACGGCTGGGCCGACTCCGACACCGCCGGCGCGGTCGCGAAGCGCGGTCTCAGCGCCGACGTGGTGCGGGGCATCTCCACCCTCAAGAACGAGCCGGAGTGGATGCTCGACCTGCGGATGAAGGGCCTGAAGCTCTTCGACCGCAAGCCGATGCCGTCGTGGGGTGCGGACCTGTCCGGGATCGACTTCGACAACATCAAGTACTTCGTCCGGTCGACGGAGAAGCAGGCGACCAGCTGGGACGAGCTGCCCGAGGACATCAAGAACACCTACGACAAGCTCGGCATCCCCGAGGCGGAGAAGCAGCGCCTCGTGGCCGGCGTCGCCGCGCAGTACGAGTCCGAGGTCGTCTACCACCAGATCCGCGAGGACCTGGAGCAGCAGGGTGTCATCTTCGTCGACACCGACACCGGCCTGAAGGAGTACCCGGAGCTGTTCCAGGAGTACTTCGGCTCGGTGATCCCGGTCGGCGACAACAAGTTCGCCGCGCTGAACACGGCGGTCTGGTCCGGCGGCTCGTTCATCTACGTGCCCAAGGGCGTCAAGGTGGACATCCCGCTGCAGGCCTACTTCCGGATCAACACCGAGAACATGGGCCAGTTCGAGCGGACCCTGATCATCGTCGACGAGGACGCCTACGTGCACTACGTCGAGGGCTGCACGGCGCCGATCTACAAGTCGGACTCGCTGCACTCCGCCGTGGTCGAGATCATCGTGAAGAAGGGCGCCCGCTGCCGCTACACGACGATCCAGAACTGGTCGAACAACGTCTACAACCTGGTCACCAAGCGCGCCACCTGCGAGGAGGGCGCGACGATGGAGTGGATCGACGGCAACATCGGCTCCAAGGTGACGATGAAGTACCCGGCCGTGTACCTGATGGGCGAGCACGCCAAGGGCGAGACCCTGTCGGTCGCGTTCGCGGGCGAGGGCCAGCACCAGGACGCCGGCTCCAAGATGGTGCACAACGCGCCGTACACCTCGAGCTCGATCGTGTCGAAGTCCGTCGCCCGCGGTGGCGGCCGGACGTCGTACCGGGGGCTGGTCGAGGTGGCGCCGGGCGCGCACCACAGCAAGTCCACGGTGCGCTGTGACGCGCTGCTGGTCGACACCATCAGCCGCTCCGACACCTACCCCTACGTCGACGTCCGGGAGGACGACGTGGCGATGGGGCACGAGGCGACCGTCTCCAAGGTCAGCGACGACCAGCTCTTCTACCTGATGAGCCGGGGCATGGCCGAGGACGAGGCAATGGCGATGATCGTCCGCGGCTTCATCGAGCCGATCGCCCGCGAGCTCCCGATGGAGTACGCGCTGGAACTGAACCGACTGATCGAGCTGCAGATGGAAGGGGCCGTCGGCTGATGTCGTCTGCTGAAACCCTGGTGGCCACCGGCAACCGGGCGCACTCCCACGGGCCGGGTTCGCCGGTCCCGCTCCAGGCCCGGAGCGAGCGGACCACGTCGTACGACGTGGCCGACTTCCCGGTGCCGAACGGGCGCGAGGAGGAGTGGCGCTTCACCCCGGTCAAGCTGCTCAAGGGCCTGTTCGCCGACGAGGCCGGCGCCGAGACCGTCAAGGTCGACGCGCACGGTCCGGACGGCGTCGTGGTGGAGACCGTCGCGGCGGACTCGGTGCAGGCCGGCAAGCCGCAGGACCGGATCGCCGCGGTCGCCTGGGCGCACGCCCCGGAGACGTTCGCGGTCCGGATCCCGGCCGACGCCGAGCTGACCGACCCCGTGCACGTGAACGTCGCCGGCCTCGGCGCCCGCGGCTTCGCCCACTTGGTGGTCGAGTCCGGCCGGCACAGCCGGGCCACCGTGGTGATCGACCACACCGGCGCCGGTGAGCTCGCCTCGAACGTCGAAATCGTCGTCGGTGACGGCTCCGAGCTGCGGGTGGTCACCATCCAGCAGGGCGACGCCGAGTCGATCCACGTGGCCCAGCACGACGCCCAGGTCGGCCGCGACGCCAAGCTGCGGCACGTCGCCGTCACCCTCGGCGGCAAGGTCGTCCGGGTCTCCACCAACGTCCGGTACGCCGGTCCGGGTGGCGACGCGGAGCTGCTCGGCGTCTACTTCGCCGAGTCCGGCCAGCACCACGAGCACCGGCTGTTCGTCGACCACGAGGCGACGCACTGCAAGTCCAACGTGCTCTACAAGGGCGCGCTGGCCGGGGACGACGCCCGCGCGGTGTGGATCGGCGACGTGCTGATCCGGGCCGCCGCCGAGGGCACCGAGACCTTCGAGCTGAACCGCAACCTGGTGCTCACCGACGGCGCCCGCGCCGACTCGGTGCCGAACCTGGAGATCGAGACCGGCGAGATCGAGGGCGCCGGGCACGCGTCGGCGACCGGCCGGTTCGACGACGAGCAGCTGTTCTACCTGCAGGCCCGCGGTATTCCCGAGGACGAGGCCCGGCGCCTGGTGGTGTCCGGCTTCTTCAACGACATCATCGGCCGGATCGGCGTGGCCGAGGTCACCGAGCACCTGCACGCCGTGATCGAGCAGAAGCTGGCCCGCACGGCCGAGCTGAGCGCGGCGGTCAAGGTCTGACCATGAGTGACTCGTTCGAACGCGCCTGCGCGCTGGCCGACCTGCCCGACGAGGGGGTGCTGGCGACCGAGGTCGGTGGCGTCGAGGTGGCCGTCGTGAAGAGCGAGGGCCAGGTCTTCGCGGTCCGCGACGAGTGCTCGCACGCGCAGATCCAGCTGTCCGAGGGCGACGTCGGCAACTGCGAGATCGAGTGCTGGCTGCACGGCTCCCGGTTCGACCTGCGCACGGGGGAGCCGACCAGCCTGCCCGCGTACGACCCGGTGCCGATCTACCCGGTGCGGGTAGCAGGCGACGACGTGCTGGTCGACGTCAAGAACCCCCTGAACAGTGCCGGTTAACGGCTTCCTAACGACGGAGATAGAAGAAACCTCATGGCGACACTCGAGATCCGCGACCTGCACGTGTCGGTCGACACCGAGAACGGCCCGAAGGAGATCCTGCGCGGCGTCGACCTGACCATCGCCGGTGGTCAGACGCACGCGATCATGGGCCCGAACGGTTCCGGCAAGTCCACGCTGGCGTACTCGATCGCCGGCCACCCGAAGTACACGATCACCAGCGGCACGGTGACGCTCGACGGCGAGGACGTGCTGGCGATGGCCGTGGACGAGCGGGCCCGGGCCGGCCTGTTCCTGGCCATGCAGTACCCGGTCGAGGTGCCGGGCGTGTCGGTGGCGAACTTCCTGCGCACCGCCAAGACCGCGATCGACGGCGAGGCGCCGAAGCTGCGGACCTGGGTCAAGGACGTCAACGCCGCGCTGTCCGGGCTGGAGATGAAGCCCGAGTTCGCCCAGCGCAACGTCAACGAGGGCTTCTCCGGCGGCGAGAAGAAGCGGCACGAGATCGTCCAGCTGGAGCTGCTCGACCCGAAGATCGCGATTCTCGACGAGACCGACTCCGGCCTCGACATCGACGCGCTGAAGGTCGTCTCCACCGGCGTCAACCGGTTCGCCGAGAAGGGTGACAAGGGTGTCCTGCTGATCACCCACTACACCCGGATCCTGCGCTACATCAAGCCGGACTTCGTGCACGTGTTCGTCGACGGCCGGGTCGCCGAGGAGGGCGGCGCGGAGCTGGCCGACGAGCTCGAGGCGAACGGCTACGAGCGCTTCCTGAAGACGGGCGCGCAGGCGTGACGGGCGCCCGGACCTTCAGCAGTCCGCTGGACCTGCAGTCGGTCCGGGCGGACTTCCCGATCCTGTCCCGCGAGCTGGCCGGCGGGTTCCCGCTGGTCTACCTGGACTCGGCGAACTCCTCGCAGAAGCCGGTCCAGGTGGTCTCCGCGATCGAGCAGCACTACCTGCGGCACAACGCGAACGTGGCCCGGGCGATGCACCAGCTCGGCGCCGAGGCGACCGCGGCGTACGAGGGCGGCCGGGACAAGGTGGCGGCGTTCATCGGCGCCCCCAGCCGGGACGAGATCGTCTTCACCAAGAACGCCTCCGAGGCGCTCAACCTGGCCGCACACACGCTCGGCGCGGGGTTGAAGCCGGGGGACGAGGTGGTGATCTCCGAGATGGAGCACCACAGCAACATCGTGCCGTGGCAGCTGGCCTGCGAGCGGACCGGCGCCACCCTGCGCTGGTTCGGCGTCACCGACGAGGGCCGGCTCGACCTGAGCACCATCGACGACCTGATCACCGAGCGGACCAAGGTCGTCTCGCTGACCTGGGTGTCGAACGCGCTGGGCACGATCAACCCGATCACCGAGATCGCGGTCAAGGCACACTCCGCCGGCGCGACCGTCGTGGTCGACGCTTCGCAGGCGGTGCCGCAGTTCCCGGTCGACGTCGCGACGCTGGGCGCGGACCTGCTGGTCTTCACCGGCCACAAGGTGGTCGGCCCGACCGGCATCGGCGTGCTGTGGGGCCGGTACGACCTGCTCGCCGAGCTGCCGCCGTTCCTCGGCGGTGGCGAGATGATCGAGGTCGTCCGGATGACCGGGTCGACCTACGCCCCGCCGCCGGCCCGGTTCGAGGCCGGGACGCCGCCGATCGCCCAGGCGGTCGGGCTCGGCGCGGCCGTGGACTACCTGGCCGGGATCGGGATGGACAAGGTCGCCGCGCACGAGCACGCGATCACGGCGTACGCGCTGGAAGGGCTGAAGACCGTGCCGGGCCTGAAGATCCTCGGCCCGACCGACGCGGTCGACCGGG from Kribbella flavida DSM 17836 harbors:
- a CDS encoding COX15/CtaA family protein; protein product: MTLETPIRETEPVTGFWRLVPEPSLDTVRRWGWASVAANIGIVVTGGLVRLTGSGLGCPTWPQCTDESYVPHAELGMHGAIEFGNRLLGFLVAFIAIGTWLAVMRYRPRRRDLRRLATAAALGVPLQAVIGGVSVLTGLNPWIVSAHFLVSPIIITLTVSLMRRSRTSPYPHTPPVVRALATASVVAVWLTVALGTLVTGAGPHSGDPETGRNGFDEELISQLHADVVFALLGVSIALVIATRVTATSRTLRKLAAWLLAMELLQGVVGFTQYFTGLPWVLVLVHMFFAAVLIALVTAVYAERGTPAT
- a CDS encoding ABC transporter permease — its product is MTTYVPQPGSAPWPRKVLAHTRMEFRLLIRNGEQLLLALVIPLGLLLLLGGTGLGDRLPLGDGPAIDLAVPRVLALAVLSSSFTSLAIATGFERRYGVIKRLGASPLSRTGLLAGKIGSVLVIQVIQLAVLIGTGFALGWQPVGGLDAVLGVLLMVLCGTAAFASLGLLMAGILRAEATLAAANLLYLLLLVGGAVMTPVDEYPAGLQGVVRLLPSAALANGLANSTLEGVVPWAAALSLALWAAILGYLVSRTFRWD
- a CDS encoding ABC transporter ATP-binding protein codes for the protein MPVAVEIDNLVVRYGEKTAVDSLTLTVTGGTVTSVLGPNGAGKTTTVETCEGFRRPDSGHVRVLGLDPVADHDALMPRIGVMLQEGGAWSGVRALEMLRYVASLHAHPLDLPALVDRLDLGTCGRTPYRRLSGGQKQRLSLALAIVGRPEIAFLDEPTTGLDPHGRREIWQLIRDLREDGVTVVLTTHAMDEAEQLSDQVHVLSAGKVIASGSPDVLTDHGAKSLEDVYLALTAPPAREVP
- a CDS encoding helix-turn-helix transcriptional regulator; this translates as MPAGTPQARDESTRDRVARSILTNGPSSAAVLAERLQLTPAAVRRHLDHLLDEGLVESREERVYGPRGRGRPAKVFALTDSGRHAFHQAYDDLATTALRFIAEAGGDEAVAEFARRRVAEVEQRYGELLAAAPEGKRAEVLAQALSADGYAASTQQAGAGAQLCQHHCPVAHVAEQFPQLCEAETEVFSRLLGKHVQRLATIAHGDGVCTTHIPGAQPVSPVSDGESARTAR
- the sufB gene encoding Fe-S cluster assembly protein SufB; protein product: MTQTAHPELEGLGNYQYGWADSDTAGAVAKRGLSADVVRGISTLKNEPEWMLDLRMKGLKLFDRKPMPSWGADLSGIDFDNIKYFVRSTEKQATSWDELPEDIKNTYDKLGIPEAEKQRLVAGVAAQYESEVVYHQIREDLEQQGVIFVDTDTGLKEYPELFQEYFGSVIPVGDNKFAALNTAVWSGGSFIYVPKGVKVDIPLQAYFRINTENMGQFERTLIIVDEDAYVHYVEGCTAPIYKSDSLHSAVVEIIVKKGARCRYTTIQNWSNNVYNLVTKRATCEEGATMEWIDGNIGSKVTMKYPAVYLMGEHAKGETLSVAFAGEGQHQDAGSKMVHNAPYTSSSIVSKSVARGGGRTSYRGLVEVAPGAHHSKSTVRCDALLVDTISRSDTYPYVDVREDDVAMGHEATVSKVSDDQLFYLMSRGMAEDEAMAMIVRGFIEPIARELPMEYALELNRLIELQMEGAVG
- the sufD gene encoding Fe-S cluster assembly protein SufD, translating into MSSAETLVATGNRAHSHGPGSPVPLQARSERTTSYDVADFPVPNGREEEWRFTPVKLLKGLFADEAGAETVKVDAHGPDGVVVETVAADSVQAGKPQDRIAAVAWAHAPETFAVRIPADAELTDPVHVNVAGLGARGFAHLVVESGRHSRATVVIDHTGAGELASNVEIVVGDGSELRVVTIQQGDAESIHVAQHDAQVGRDAKLRHVAVTLGGKVVRVSTNVRYAGPGGDAELLGVYFAESGQHHEHRLFVDHEATHCKSNVLYKGALAGDDARAVWIGDVLIRAAAEGTETFELNRNLVLTDGARADSVPNLEIETGEIEGAGHASATGRFDDEQLFYLQARGIPEDEARRLVVSGFFNDIIGRIGVAEVTEHLHAVIEQKLARTAELSAAVKV
- a CDS encoding non-heme iron oxygenase ferredoxin subunit, giving the protein MSDSFERACALADLPDEGVLATEVGGVEVAVVKSEGQVFAVRDECSHAQIQLSEGDVGNCEIECWLHGSRFDLRTGEPTSLPAYDPVPIYPVRVAGDDVLVDVKNPLNSAG
- the sufC gene encoding Fe-S cluster assembly ATPase SufC, producing MATLEIRDLHVSVDTENGPKEILRGVDLTIAGGQTHAIMGPNGSGKSTLAYSIAGHPKYTITSGTVTLDGEDVLAMAVDERARAGLFLAMQYPVEVPGVSVANFLRTAKTAIDGEAPKLRTWVKDVNAALSGLEMKPEFAQRNVNEGFSGGEKKRHEIVQLELLDPKIAILDETDSGLDIDALKVVSTGVNRFAEKGDKGVLLITHYTRILRYIKPDFVHVFVDGRVAEEGGAELADELEANGYERFLKTGAQA
- a CDS encoding cysteine desulfurase, which codes for MTGARTFSSPLDLQSVRADFPILSRELAGGFPLVYLDSANSSQKPVQVVSAIEQHYLRHNANVARAMHQLGAEATAAYEGGRDKVAAFIGAPSRDEIVFTKNASEALNLAAHTLGAGLKPGDEVVISEMEHHSNIVPWQLACERTGATLRWFGVTDEGRLDLSTIDDLITERTKVVSLTWVSNALGTINPITEIAVKAHSAGATVVVDASQAVPQFPVDVATLGADLLVFTGHKVVGPTGIGVLWGRYDLLAELPPFLGGGEMIEVVRMTGSTYAPPPARFEAGTPPIAQAVGLGAAVDYLAGIGMDKVAAHEHAITAYALEGLKTVPGLKILGPTDAVDRGGAISFELDGVHPHDVATVLDTRGIAVRAGHHCARPVHERFGVQSSTRASFYLYTTPEEVEALVDGLGFVRSFFKVA